ACCTCCACCTCGACCTCGCCCCCGAGCGGGAAGACCTTCGAGAGGTCCGCCTCCCGTTCGACGCCGGTCTCGCTCATCGGGACGAGCCCGGTCTTTCCCGGCGCGAGGAACACGAACACTCCGTACTTCTCGTGACGCTCGACCTTCCCCTTGAGCCGCGCGCCGGGGGTGATCCCGGCCCTCACGGGCGCCGACGGGGCGACCCCTTCCGCGCGCGTCGAGCCTTCGGGGACGAGCGCGACGCCGATGCGTTTCTTCTCGAGGTCGAGGCTCATCACCTCGAACGCCCCGGTGCCGCCGATCGGGACCGACGCCTTCCACCCGTCGCTCCGCCCGGTCGGCGGGAAGGTCGAGAGGTGCGCGAGCGCCTCGACCCCGGGCTCGAGCTCGACGAACGCGCCGAACTCGGCGTGGCGGGTGACGCGGCCCGCGTGCACGGCGCCGACGGCATACTTCTCCGCGACCTTCGACCACGGATCGGCCTGGAGCTGCTTGATCCCGAGCGAGATCTTGTTGTTCGCGGCGTCGACGCGGAGGACCTTGACCTGGATCTCCGCCCCCGGCTCGACGACCTGGGACGCGTCCTGCACGCGGGCCCAGCCCATCTCGGAGATGTGCAGCAGCCCCTGGATCCCCGCGCCGAGGTCGACGAAGGCGCCGTAGTCGCGGACCGAGGCGACGCGCCCGGTGAGGACGGCACCGGGAACGATCAGTTTGCGGATCTCCTCGGCCTGCTCCTGCTGCTCCTCCTCGAGGAGGGCCCGTCGCGAGACGACCACGTCGCGGTCCTTCAGCTCGAGGATGCGGAAGGTGTAGACCCGCCCCTCGTGCGACGAGGGCTCGGTGTTGCGGACGATGTCGATCTGCGAGATCGGGCAGAAGCCGCGCTGGCCGCCGATCTTGACCTCGTAGCCCCCCTTCACCGCGCGCTCGACCTTCCCCTCGACGGGAAGCCCCGAACGGAAGGCGTCCTCGAGCTGGCGGCGCGACGCCGCGCCCCGCGCGAGCCTGCGGGAGAGCTTGAGGCCGCCCGAGCTCGAGACCACGACCGCCTCGATCGTGTCCCCGACCGCCGCCTCGAGGACGCCGTCGTCGTCCTTCAGCTCCGCGAGGTCGATCGTCGCCTCCCCCTTGCCGCCGACGTCGACGAACGCGACGTCCCCCGCCAGGGCGACGACCGTCCCCTTGACGGATTGGCCGTCCTCGAAACGCTTCGTCTTGAGCGACGCCTCGAACAGGGTCGCGAAATCGTCCTCTTCGTCGGTCATGGCCGTCTCCGGTGAAATGGATCGGCCATTGTAGGCATCTCCCGGGATGGTGCTACAACAGCCGCGGCCCCTTGGAGGAGACCGTATGCAAGATCCGCTCGATCGCCGCGCTCGGACGACCCTTCTGGCGCTCCTGTTGCTCCTGGCCCCCGCCGGCGCCCTGGCCGCCGACGAAAAGGACGAAGCCCCGGACGACGAGGGATATGTCGTCTTCACCAAGGACCACCCCCTGGGGGTCGCCGAGGACGGCAAGGCTCTCGTCTACGTCCTCCGCCCGACGAGCGTGGGGTACGCGATCAAGAGTTTCTTCATCGTGGACGACACCCCCGCCGGGATCAATCGCGGAAGCAGCTACTTCTTCACGCAGGTCGACCCCGGCAAACACGTCTTCTGGTCGAAGTCGGAGAACGTCGACGCGCTGGAGCTCGAGGTCGAGGCCGGCAAGACGTACTACATCCAGCAGCACGTCCAGATCGGCGGATTCCGCGCGAGGACCAAGCTCGAGGTCCTCGACGAGGAGGCGGGAAAGGCCGCCCTCGCGAAGTGCAAGAAACACGGGACGATGACCGCCCGGGGACGCGCCAAAGCCGACGAGATCGTGGCCGAGCACAAGAAGGACACCCAGGAGGACCTCGATCGGCGTGCGGAAAAGGCAACGAAGGGGAAGTAGGGCGATCGCCCCTTCAATCTCGACCGCACCGGCGTAATCTCTGGTCACGGCATCAGGGGTGATCCATGCGGTTCGTCGTCGCCGCCCTCGTGGCGCTCCCGGTCACCGCGGTCGCGGCCGGAGGGGTCGTGCGCCCCCTCACCGACGTCGTCCGCCCGACGGTCACCCGGGCGGCCCTCGACGACGCTTCGACCGGGATCTGGGCGGTCACCGCAGCCGACCCCCTCGGCACCAACCCCGGGAACGTCCCCCAGATCTTCCGCTGGAACCCCGCGACGGGGGACGTCGCGCAGGTGACCTTCCTGGGAGACGGCGTCGTCGTCCCTCACCCTCCCGAGGTCCTGACCCCCTGGCCCGCGATGAGCGGCGTCTCGGTCAGCGACGACGGATTGTGGCTCGCGTTCCTGTCGAGGGAAAATCTCACGGGACAGAACGCCGATCGGAACGTCGAGCTCTTTCTCATGAAGGCGGACGGCTCGGTGCTCCGGCAGCTCACCGCGACCACCGACGCGCTCGCGAAGATCTCCCGTTTCGCGATCTCCGGGGACGGCGCGCGCGTCGTCTTCCTCTCCGACGGGGAGCTCACGGTCGCGAACCCCGATCGGATGACGCTCGCGTACGTCGTCGCGGCTGACGGCACGGGCCTCCGGCGACTGACCTCCGCCCCGCCGGTCCGCGGAACCGAATGGGTTTCCGTCTCCGATGACGGCACCCGGGCGGTGGTATGCGAGGGGGTCGCGAACGGGACCTTCCAGGTCGCCGCGGTCGACGTGGACTCCGGCACGACCCGCGCGCTGACGAACCTCTCCGGGTTCTGCCGCATCGCCGAGATCTCCGGCGACGGCGGGACGGTCGCGTTCGAGACCTCGGCGACGGGAATCCCCGCTC
This region of Candidatus Polarisedimenticolaceae bacterium genomic DNA includes:
- a CDS encoding S1 RNA-binding domain-containing protein, yielding MTDEEDDFATLFEASLKTKRFEDGQSVKGTVVALAGDVAFVDVGGKGEATIDLAELKDDDGVLEAAVGDTIEAVVVSSSGGLKLSRRLARGAASRRQLEDAFRSGLPVEGKVERAVKGGYEVKIGGQRGFCPISQIDIVRNTEPSSHEGRVYTFRILELKDRDVVVSRRALLEEEQQEQAEEIRKLIVPGAVLTGRVASVRDYGAFVDLGAGIQGLLHISEMGWARVQDASQVVEPGAEIQVKVLRVDAANNKISLGIKQLQADPWSKVAEKYAVGAVHAGRVTRHAEFGAFVELEPGVEALAHLSTFPPTGRSDGWKASVPIGGTGAFEVMSLDLEKKRIGVALVPEGSTRAEGVAPSAPVRAGITPGARLKGKVERHEKYGVFVFLAPGKTGLVPMSETGVEREADLSKVFPLGGEVEVEVLAVEEGGRRIRLSRKAILDAAERAEIREYSQRRDAAPSDGFGTLADKLRNALKK
- a CDS encoding DUF2846 domain-containing protein gives rise to the protein MQDPLDRRARTTLLALLLLLAPAGALAADEKDEAPDDEGYVVFTKDHPLGVAEDGKALVYVLRPTSVGYAIKSFFIVDDTPAGINRGSSYFFTQVDPGKHVFWSKSENVDALELEVEAGKTYYIQQHVQIGGFRARTKLEVLDEEAGKAALAKCKKHGTMTARGRAKADEIVAEHKKDTQEDLDRRAEKATKGK